In Sander lucioperca isolate FBNREF2018 chromosome 21, SLUC_FBN_1.2, whole genome shotgun sequence, the following proteins share a genomic window:
- the st13 gene encoding hsc70-interacting protein encodes MDPRKVAELKAFVQMCESNPQILHLPEMSFFRTWLLGMDATIPPPAKTKESCQGGCPCGPPPTSAPAPEPEPPVLSTSEESDIEIDKEGVIEPDTDEPQDMGEFENTEVTEEMMDQANEKKMAAIDALGEGDLQKALDLFTEAIKLNPCVAIMYAKRASVFIQMQKPNAAIRDCDRAISINPDSAQPYKWRGKAHKLLGHWEEAAKDLATACKLDYDEDASVMLKEVQPKANKIIEHRRKYERKREERDVKEKQERIKKAREEHARAQREEEARQFGGGFFPGPAGFPGGAPAGMPGLGELLKDPELLNAMKDPEVMTAFQDVAQNPANISKYQNNPKIMALVTKLSSKFGASPQP; translated from the exons ATGGACCCACGGAAAGTGGCAGAGTTAAAGGCCTTCGTGCAGATGTGCGAGTCCAATCCCCAAATTTTGCACCTTCCAGAGATGAGCTTCTTCCGGACCTGGTTGCTTGG AATGGATGCAACAATCCCTCCCCCAGCCAAGACAAAGGAGTCATGCCAG GGTGGCTGTCCTTGTGGCCCTCCTCCTACATCAGCTCCAGCTCCTGAGCCGGAGCCTCCTGTACTGTCTACGAGTGAGGAGAGTGATATAG AAATAGACAAAGAGGGAGTGATCGAACCAGACACTGATGAGCCACAGGACATGGGAGAGTTTGAAAACACTGAG GTCACAGAGGAGATGATGGACCAGGCCAATGAGAAGAAGATGGCAGCCATCGATGCTCTCGGAGAAG GTGATCTGCAAAAAGCTCTGGATCTTTTTACTGAAGCCATCAAGCTGAACCCCTGCGTAGCCATCATGTACGCCAAGAGGGCAAG TGTCTTTATCCAGATGCAGAAACCCAACGCAGCCATAAGAGACTGTGACAGAGCCATCAGCATCAACCCAGACTCTGCACAACCGTACAAGTGGAGGGGAAAAGCTCACAA GCTGCTGGGCCACTGGGAGGAGGCAGCCAAGGACCTGGCCACAGCTTGTAAACTGGACTATGACGAGGATGCCAGTGTAATGCTGAAGGAGGTCCAGCCTAAG gcTAACAAAATCATCGAGCACAGACGCAAGTACGAGCgtaagagagaagagagggatgTCAAGGAGAAACAAGAGCGGATAAAGAAAGCCAGAGAGGAGCATGCACGGGCTCAGAGG GAGGAGGAAGCACGACAGTTCGGAGGAGGATTCTTCCCAG GTCCTGCTGGATTCCCAGGCGGAGCCCCTGCTGGCATGCCTGGTCTCGGTGAACTCCTGAAGGATCCTGAGCTGCTTAATGCCATGAAG GACCCTGAGGTGATGACTGCCTTCCAGGATGTGGCACAGAACCCGGCCAACATCTCCAAGTACCAGAACAACCCCAAAATCATGGCGCTCGTCACCAAGCTGAGTTCCAAATTTGGAGCTTCACCACAGCCGTAG